A single Blastococcus colisei DNA region contains:
- a CDS encoding glutamine amidotransferase, whose product MARILIAGESWMTTSTHVKGVDEFSVHSYVEGVGPLREALTARGHEVIHLPAHLVPTDFPGDAEALSAYDLVVLSDIGANSIQLAPGVFEGSRPGQDRLAVLRDWVADGGALLMIGGYLSFSGFQARAAFRQTAIAEVLPVTMLPEDDRVECPAGVHPTVVDADHPALGDAGDEWPLLLGYNRVVAREGAHVPVRVGDDPLIALGEHGRGRAAAFTSDCSPHWAPPAFCEEWPGYAGMFDGLVRWLVRA is encoded by the coding sequence ATGGCCCGAATCCTCATCGCCGGCGAGAGCTGGATGACCACCTCCACCCACGTCAAGGGCGTCGACGAGTTCTCGGTGCACTCCTACGTCGAGGGCGTCGGGCCGCTGCGGGAAGCGCTGACCGCCCGCGGCCACGAGGTGATCCACCTGCCCGCCCACCTGGTGCCGACCGACTTCCCCGGCGACGCGGAGGCGCTGTCGGCCTACGACCTCGTGGTGCTCTCCGACATCGGCGCAAACTCCATCCAGCTGGCCCCCGGCGTCTTCGAAGGCTCCCGTCCGGGCCAGGACCGGCTGGCTGTCCTGCGGGACTGGGTCGCCGACGGTGGAGCCCTGCTCATGATCGGCGGTTATCTGTCCTTCAGCGGCTTCCAGGCCCGTGCCGCCTTCCGCCAGACGGCGATCGCCGAGGTCCTGCCGGTCACCATGCTGCCCGAGGACGACCGGGTCGAATGCCCGGCCGGCGTCCACCCGACCGTGGTCGACGCCGACCATCCCGCACTCGGGGACGCCGGAGATGAGTGGCCGCTGCTGCTCGGCTACAACCGCGTGGTGGCCCGCGAGGGCGCCCACGTCCCGGTGCGCGTGGGAGACGACCCGCTGATCGCCCTGGGCGAGCACGGCCGCGGCCGTGCGGCCGCGTTCACGTCCGACTGCTCGCCGCACTGGGCCCCGCCGGCGTTCTGCGAGGAGTGGCCCGGCTACGCCGGGATGTTCGACGGCCTGGTCCGCTGGCTGGTCCGCGCGTGA
- a CDS encoding S8 family serine peptidase translates to MTVAVATLVAAGLTGPATANAATLMSSADPVSVIVREATGSGNAPERAVAAFGGSVSRQLGIIGGFTADVPVDRVDALRAVPGVQSVTENAGLALQSTDVESQLAQPGSLYTIANEVTGASAMWDAGFTGEGVDVAVIDSGTVPVDGFTAPGKLVYGPDLSFEVGTPLENLDTNGHGTHMAGIIAGRDDAATGAYSGDSSNFVGMAPDARIVSIKVADALGHTDVSQAIAAIDWVVEHGDDNGLNVRVVNMSFGTDGVQSYHLDPLAYAAEQAWHKGIVVVVAVGNEGFGTGRVNNPATDPYVIAVGSNDAKGTADPADDVVSAFSNDGDGTRNPDVVAPGERVVSLRSPNSFLDQEAPAARIGERLFRGSGTSQAAAVVSGAAALLIDQRPDITPDEVKALLMGTATTLPNATARQQGAGLIDLAAAMNAPTPENAVQSYPRSTGAGSLDAARGSVVVEVDGQAVTGEVDVAGKAIGQSNAQNLAKGVKERVDKQARGHAAAIGRMPAHKQAREIAKLPAAQKAKVIDALPPGQRNKVLAQMPAEEQAALSGVTWSGVTWSGVTWSGVTWSGVTWSGVTWSGVTWSGVTWSGVTWSGVTWSGVTWSGVTWSGVTWSGSGWA, encoded by the coding sequence ATGACCGTCGCCGTGGCCACGCTCGTGGCGGCAGGGCTCACCGGCCCCGCTACCGCGAACGCAGCCACGCTGATGTCGTCGGCCGACCCGGTGTCGGTCATCGTGCGCGAGGCCACCGGCTCGGGGAACGCCCCCGAGCGGGCGGTGGCCGCGTTCGGCGGCTCCGTCAGCCGGCAGCTGGGAATCATCGGCGGCTTCACCGCCGACGTCCCGGTCGACCGGGTCGACGCGCTCCGCGCGGTGCCCGGCGTCCAGTCGGTCACCGAGAACGCCGGGCTCGCCCTGCAGAGCACCGACGTGGAGAGCCAGCTGGCGCAGCCGGGTTCGCTCTACACGATCGCCAACGAGGTCACCGGCGCCTCCGCGATGTGGGACGCCGGGTTCACCGGCGAGGGCGTGGACGTGGCCGTCATCGACTCGGGCACCGTCCCGGTCGACGGGTTCACCGCGCCCGGCAAGCTGGTCTACGGGCCGGACCTCTCCTTCGAGGTCGGCACGCCGTTGGAGAACCTGGACACCAACGGTCACGGCACGCACATGGCCGGCATCATCGCCGGCCGGGACGACGCCGCGACCGGGGCGTACTCCGGGGACTCGAGCAACTTCGTCGGCATGGCGCCGGACGCCCGCATCGTCAGCATCAAGGTCGCTGACGCGCTCGGGCACACCGACGTCTCGCAGGCGATCGCCGCCATCGACTGGGTCGTGGAGCACGGGGACGACAACGGCCTGAACGTCCGTGTCGTCAACATGTCGTTCGGTACCGACGGCGTGCAGAGCTACCACCTCGACCCGCTGGCCTACGCGGCCGAGCAGGCGTGGCACAAGGGCATCGTGGTCGTCGTCGCCGTCGGCAACGAGGGCTTCGGGACGGGCAGGGTCAACAACCCGGCCACCGACCCGTACGTCATCGCCGTGGGCAGCAACGACGCCAAGGGCACGGCCGACCCGGCCGACGACGTCGTCTCGGCGTTCTCGAACGACGGTGACGGCACCCGCAACCCCGACGTGGTCGCCCCCGGCGAGCGCGTGGTGAGCCTGCGGAGCCCGAATTCGTTCCTGGACCAGGAGGCTCCGGCCGCCCGCATCGGCGAGCGGCTGTTCCGCGGTAGCGGCACCTCGCAGGCGGCAGCCGTCGTCTCGGGCGCCGCGGCGCTGCTGATCGACCAGCGTCCGGACATCACGCCCGACGAGGTCAAGGCCCTGCTCATGGGGACCGCCACGACGCTGCCCAACGCCACGGCGCGGCAGCAGGGTGCGGGCCTCATCGACCTGGCCGCGGCCATGAACGCGCCCACGCCGGAGAACGCGGTGCAGTCGTATCCGCGCTCCACCGGTGCGGGTTCGCTCGACGCCGCGCGTGGGTCGGTGGTCGTCGAGGTCGACGGCCAGGCGGTCACCGGTGAGGTCGACGTGGCCGGCAAGGCCATCGGCCAGTCCAACGCCCAGAACCTCGCCAAGGGCGTCAAGGAGAGGGTCGACAAGCAGGCGCGCGGACACGCCGCGGCGATCGGAAGGATGCCGGCCCACAAGCAGGCCCGGGAGATCGCCAAGCTCCCGGCAGCGCAGAAGGCCAAGGTCATCGACGCGCTCCCGCCGGGGCAGCGGAACAAGGTGCTCGCCCAGATGCCGGCCGAGGAGCAGGCCGCGCTGTCCGGGGTCACGTGGTCCGGGGTGACCTGGTCCGGGGTGACCTGGTCCGGGGTGACCTGGTCCGGCGTCACGTGGTCCGGCGTGACCTGGTCCGGCGTGACCTGGTCCGGCGTGACGTGGTCCGGCGTGACCTGGTCCGGCGTGACGTGGTCCGGCGTGACGTGGTCCGGCGTCACGTGGTCGGGCGTCACCTGGTCCGGTTCGGGCTGGGCGTGA
- a CDS encoding phosphotriesterase family protein → MTTVRTVLGEVDSADLGLVLPHEHLANDNAAAVRTAEDPRVAALLDGPVGAELAWLLSDHPYESADNCRLDDDDAMAADLRGFAAAGGRTVIDLTPPGLGRDPERLVSLSRASGMQVVMGSGWYLQATHPPDLAAVAVDDLAAELTAEFEPDRAVRPGVIGEIGVSPAFTPDERRALRAACRAQRHVRVPLFVHLPGWQRRAHEVLDLVLEEEGVDPGAVVLCHMDPSGDDRSYQQAVAARGVVLEFDMVGMPFHFPGEGQSPSPAETAAAVSALVDAGHAEQVLLSHDLFLKAMLTRFGGNGLAYVPVVFADRLRRAGLDPALVTSLMTDNPRRLFERAHSPATPHEGH, encoded by the coding sequence CGTCCGGACGGTGCTCGGCGAGGTCGACTCGGCCGACCTCGGGCTGGTCCTGCCGCACGAGCACCTGGCCAACGACAACGCCGCCGCGGTCCGGACGGCGGAGGACCCGCGCGTCGCCGCACTGCTCGACGGTCCGGTCGGGGCCGAGCTGGCCTGGCTGCTCTCCGACCACCCGTACGAGAGCGCGGACAACTGCCGGCTCGACGACGACGACGCCATGGCCGCCGATCTGCGCGGCTTCGCCGCCGCCGGGGGCCGGACGGTGATCGACCTGACCCCGCCGGGCCTGGGCCGGGACCCCGAGCGCCTGGTATCCCTCTCCCGCGCCAGCGGGATGCAGGTGGTGATGGGTTCGGGGTGGTACCTGCAGGCCACCCATCCGCCGGACCTGGCGGCCGTCGCGGTGGACGACCTCGCCGCCGAGCTGACCGCGGAGTTCGAACCGGACCGCGCCGTCCGACCCGGTGTGATCGGGGAGATCGGCGTGTCCCCGGCCTTCACCCCTGACGAGCGGAGGGCTCTGCGGGCCGCCTGCCGTGCCCAGCGGCACGTGCGGGTGCCGTTGTTCGTGCACCTGCCCGGCTGGCAGCGGCGGGCGCACGAGGTGCTCGACCTCGTCCTCGAGGAGGAAGGTGTGGACCCCGGCGCCGTCGTCCTCTGCCACATGGACCCCTCCGGCGATGACCGGTCGTACCAGCAGGCGGTCGCGGCGCGCGGAGTGGTGCTGGAGTTCGACATGGTGGGCATGCCCTTCCACTTCCCCGGTGAGGGGCAGTCCCCGTCACCGGCCGAGACGGCCGCCGCCGTCAGTGCGCTCGTCGACGCCGGCCACGCAGAGCAGGTGCTGCTCTCCCACGACCTCTTCCTCAAGGCGATGCTCACCCGGTTCGGGGGCAACGGCTTGGCTTACGTGCCGGTGGTGTTCGCCGATCGGCTCCGACGCGCCGGCCTGGACCCGGCCCTGGTGACCTCTCTGATGACCGACAACCCGCGCCGGCTGTTCGAGCGCGCCCACTCCCCTGCCACACCACACGAAGGACACTGA
- a CDS encoding SDR family NAD(P)-dependent oxidoreductase: MMGDDGALKGRVALVTGAASGLGRATAVALAEAGAHVVIADIDAAGSEETRTRVADAGGSAEVVPLDVTDDANRRAVVADLFDRHGDAFDVLVNVAGIDRPGYVTDIDLADYRRVQAVNFEGPVFLTSEFIKRVQHLPEGRTADVVHVVSLSAITSGSGAIAYNGSKAGFLNATRCIQRELREKAVQQPDGSERPFPCRVQAVIPAAMDTPMMEQWGIPSHLMMPPSAVADMVRTLVSLHPTSFVPEMQIVPRLEPNFPR; the protein is encoded by the coding sequence ATGATGGGGGACGACGGTGCCCTGAAGGGCCGGGTGGCACTGGTGACCGGCGCAGCCAGCGGGCTGGGCCGTGCGACGGCGGTGGCCCTGGCCGAGGCCGGTGCGCACGTGGTCATCGCCGACATCGACGCGGCAGGCAGCGAGGAGACGCGGACCCGGGTCGCCGATGCGGGCGGATCGGCCGAGGTCGTCCCGCTCGACGTGACCGACGACGCGAACCGGCGCGCGGTCGTCGCCGACCTGTTCGACCGGCACGGCGACGCGTTCGACGTCCTGGTGAACGTCGCCGGCATCGACCGCCCGGGCTACGTCACCGACATCGACCTCGCCGACTACCGCCGCGTCCAGGCGGTCAACTTCGAGGGCCCCGTCTTCCTGACCAGCGAGTTCATCAAGCGGGTGCAGCACCTGCCCGAGGGCAGGACCGCCGACGTCGTGCACGTGGTGTCCCTGTCGGCCATCACCTCGGGCAGCGGGGCGATCGCCTACAACGGCTCGAAGGCCGGCTTCCTGAACGCCACGAGGTGCATCCAGCGGGAGCTGCGCGAGAAGGCGGTGCAGCAGCCCGACGGCTCCGAGCGACCCTTTCCCTGCCGCGTGCAGGCGGTCATCCCGGCCGCGATGGACACTCCGATGATGGAGCAGTGGGGGATCCCGTCCCACCTGATGATGCCGCCCTCGGCGGTCGCGGACATGGTCCGCACCCTGGTGTCGCTGCACCCCACGAGCTTCGTGCCGGAGATGCAGATCGTGCCTCGGCTGGAGCCGAACTTCCCTCGATGA
- the idi gene encoding isopentenyl-diphosphate Delta-isomerase — MELIVLVDDDGLAIGTMPKPLVHHGETPLHRAFSAYLFDDAGRLLITRRAVDKATFPGMWTNTVCGHPGPDEDDADAIARRARFELGLGVADIRPALPGYRYRAEFQGVVENEICPVYLGRFTGSPEPDASEVEEWELLDWAGFRRRQESEGDAWSPWCREQARMIEDAGLVPAA, encoded by the coding sequence ATGGAGCTCATCGTGCTGGTCGACGACGACGGGCTGGCCATCGGCACCATGCCCAAGCCGCTGGTGCACCACGGCGAGACACCGCTGCACCGCGCGTTCTCCGCCTACCTGTTCGACGACGCCGGCCGCCTGCTCATCACGCGCCGGGCGGTGGACAAGGCGACGTTCCCGGGGATGTGGACCAACACGGTCTGCGGGCACCCGGGCCCCGACGAGGACGACGCCGACGCGATCGCCCGGCGCGCGCGGTTCGAGCTCGGCCTCGGGGTGGCCGACATCCGGCCTGCGCTGCCCGGGTACCGCTACCGCGCGGAGTTCCAGGGCGTCGTCGAGAACGAGATCTGCCCGGTCTACCTGGGCCGCTTCACCGGCTCGCCCGAGCCCGACGCCTCCGAGGTGGAGGAGTGGGAGCTGCTGGACTGGGCCGGATTCCGCCGTCGGCAGGAGTCCGAGGGTGACGCCTGGTCGCCGTGGTGCCGTGAGCAGGCGCGCATGATCGAGGACGCCGGGCTGGTGCCCGCCGCCTGA
- a CDS encoding polysaccharide deacetylase family protein has translation MERRRFLLALAAGLAGAAVGRGTVGQDRPVPVAAPAAPPLAAAAATTVEVPAALHLLPPAGVVQGLPGDGASLALTIDDGTSTEVVAAFATFAADSGVRLTFFPNGCYRSWEDNAGRLRPLVESGQVAMGNHTWSHPDLRTLGDREVAEEIGRNRDFLRSVFGIRDSPFFRPPFGSRNERIDRIAADQGHPTVVMWDGTLEDSRVLTAEQLMAAARQWCTAQRIVVGHANHPTVTTVYGDLLALIAERGLRTVTLADVWATPAQRLRGSVATGRAATS, from the coding sequence ATGGAGCGACGGAGGTTCCTGCTCGCCCTCGCGGCCGGGCTGGCCGGTGCCGCCGTGGGCCGTGGCACCGTCGGCCAGGACAGGCCCGTCCCGGTAGCGGCTCCCGCGGCACCGCCGCTCGCCGCGGCCGCGGCGACGACCGTCGAGGTGCCCGCGGCCCTCCACCTCCTGCCGCCCGCGGGCGTGGTGCAGGGCCTGCCCGGCGACGGCGCCTCGCTGGCGCTCACGATCGACGACGGCACGAGCACCGAGGTCGTGGCCGCCTTCGCCACCTTCGCGGCCGACAGCGGCGTCCGGCTGACGTTCTTCCCCAACGGCTGCTACCGGTCGTGGGAGGACAACGCCGGGCGGCTCCGGCCCCTGGTCGAGTCGGGGCAGGTGGCCATGGGCAACCACACGTGGTCCCATCCCGACCTCCGGACCCTCGGCGACCGCGAGGTCGCCGAGGAGATCGGCCGCAACCGGGACTTCCTGCGCTCGGTCTTCGGCATCCGCGACAGCCCGTTCTTCCGGCCGCCCTTCGGGTCGCGCAACGAGCGCATCGACCGGATCGCCGCCGACCAGGGGCATCCCACCGTCGTCATGTGGGACGGGACGCTCGAGGACTCCCGCGTCCTGACCGCCGAGCAGCTGATGGCCGCTGCCCGGCAGTGGTGCACAGCGCAGCGGATCGTCGTCGGTCATGCCAACCACCCGACGGTGACCACCGTCTACGGGGACCTGCTCGCGCTGATCGCCGAGCGCGGGCTGCGCACCGTCACCCTCGCCGACGTGTGGGCGACTCCCGCGCAGCGACTCCGCGGCAGCGTCGCGACCGGCCGCGCCGCCACCTCCTGA
- a CDS encoding TenA family protein, giving the protein MTGRSAALVARQAAALDDACGCRFVREATEGELSDGDFARYLVIEEAFVLTAARVLGRVVWESPSWGTLLPHARSLTNLVTDQRDYFAALRDRWPVDAVDAAATQVRARSLSDVVLTQVAADGRPAAVTGMLAAETMYARWCTAAAGAAADAVTRRHPDLQAWIDLHTGPDFLAQVNALSDDVDALDPDEVTDEDLDRWFRSVLRAEIEFHDAVHG; this is encoded by the coding sequence GTGACCGGCCGGTCCGCCGCCCTGGTCGCCCGGCAGGCCGCGGCCCTGGACGACGCGTGCGGATGCCGGTTCGTGCGAGAGGCGACCGAGGGGGAGCTGTCGGACGGCGACTTCGCGCGGTACCTGGTCATCGAAGAAGCCTTCGTCCTCACCGCCGCCCGCGTACTGGGACGCGTTGTCTGGGAGTCGCCGTCGTGGGGGACCCTGCTCCCCCACGCCCGGTCGCTGACCAACCTGGTCACCGACCAGCGCGACTACTTCGCCGCCCTGCGCGATCGCTGGCCGGTGGACGCCGTGGACGCCGCTGCCACCCAGGTACGGGCTCGGTCGCTGTCCGACGTCGTCCTGACCCAGGTGGCTGCCGACGGCCGCCCGGCCGCGGTGACCGGGATGCTGGCCGCCGAGACCATGTACGCCCGCTGGTGCACGGCCGCCGCCGGAGCTGCCGCGGACGCCGTGACGCGCCGACACCCGGACCTGCAGGCCTGGATCGACCTGCACACCGGCCCGGACTTCCTCGCCCAGGTGAACGCCCTCAGCGACGACGTTGACGCTCTCGACCCTGACGAGGTCACCGACGAAGACCTCGATCGCTGGTTCCGCTCGGTACTGCGCGCGGAGATCGAGTTCCACGACGCCGTCCACGGCTGA
- a CDS encoding putative bifunctional diguanylate cyclase/phosphodiesterase — MTTMTNGSDAVQITLLGRLTPSQRIMLLTATVAVAAVALFVIVVHPLPGAPTALNLPWVLWAAAFALGEVLVVHWQWKRDAHSFSMGDLVLAVALFLATPTQLVTAMALGSGAALVLHRRQRGLKLAFNVAEYALGAAMALIVFHSLSGVLGERLDWVAALAAVLTATLTADLCIFGIMTILEGRIDTAKLVELLGLSVPFALGSAGMGLVVARTVVNDPASLALLTLPTLLIVVAYRAYTGAKEQQDNLRLLHEVTSLLHAGDTQEALGDFLDSVRSAFRAEMAELVLLGPAGREGATVSRSREGTEPIVMAPLDDPDDHHRLLRLATSSGALTTRTGTGPGAQLDSYAADRGLKDAVAAALRTEDRVHGLLLVGGRIGDVTTFTSRDLALLDTFARHVATSLERGRLEENLRQVTDLKEQLRHQALHDPLTGLPNRTLFLDRVRHAVDSAGRSGVAPAVLYLDLDGFKPVNDTYGHEAGDVLLRTVADRLRGCLRPADTAARLGGDEFVVLLNGPIDRFGVARVVERIRAQLDVPVLLGADVVTTVGASIGVALGDDVPDAGTLVRHADVAMYAAKRSSGNDFIVYEPGLGNTTSTRKDSTAELAAAIDAGELRTVYQPLIDMRTGRPIGAEALVRWQHPVDGLRSPDQFIGLAEESGLITRIGELVLGDACTQAALWVAESPDQEDLLVTVNLSARQVADEQIVEQVSAALAASGLEPHRLVLEITETVLMHDRDAAAATLWLLKGLGVRIAIDDFGTGYSSLAYLRRFPIDMLKVAREFVDGLGRDAHDDVITRAIVELAGTLGLLTVAEGVETTQQSETVAALGCDIAQGYLFSRPIEADAVSAVMSASLVAAHLRPRPVDLGRSGSTGELASA; from the coding sequence ATGACGACGATGACGAACGGCTCCGACGCCGTGCAGATCACCCTCCTGGGCCGGCTCACCCCGTCCCAGCGGATCATGCTGCTCACTGCGACCGTGGCAGTGGCCGCGGTGGCGCTGTTCGTCATCGTCGTCCACCCGCTTCCCGGAGCCCCCACGGCCCTGAACCTGCCGTGGGTGCTCTGGGCGGCCGCCTTCGCCCTGGGCGAGGTGCTCGTCGTCCACTGGCAGTGGAAGCGGGACGCACACAGCTTCTCCATGGGCGACCTCGTACTGGCCGTCGCCCTCTTCCTGGCCACCCCCACCCAACTCGTGACCGCGATGGCGCTCGGATCGGGCGCTGCCCTGGTCCTGCACCGGCGTCAGCGCGGGCTGAAGCTCGCCTTCAACGTCGCCGAGTACGCCCTGGGCGCTGCCATGGCGCTGATCGTCTTCCACAGCCTCTCGGGTGTGCTCGGCGAACGGCTCGACTGGGTGGCCGCTCTGGCTGCCGTCCTGACGGCGACGCTGACCGCCGACCTGTGCATCTTCGGCATCATGACCATCCTCGAGGGCCGCATCGACACGGCGAAGCTCGTGGAACTGCTCGGCCTGTCCGTTCCGTTCGCACTGGGCTCGGCCGGCATGGGACTGGTGGTCGCCCGCACGGTGGTCAACGACCCGGCCTCCCTGGCGCTGCTGACGCTGCCGACCCTGCTCATCGTCGTGGCCTATCGGGCCTACACCGGCGCGAAGGAGCAGCAGGACAACCTGCGCCTGCTGCACGAGGTGACCTCGCTCCTGCACGCCGGGGACACGCAGGAAGCCCTCGGCGACTTCCTCGACTCGGTGCGCTCGGCCTTCCGGGCCGAGATGGCCGAACTCGTCCTGCTCGGCCCCGCCGGGCGCGAAGGCGCCACCGTGAGCCGGAGCCGCGAAGGCACCGAGCCCATCGTCATGGCCCCGCTCGACGACCCGGACGACCACCACCGGCTGCTGCGCCTGGCCACCTCGTCGGGTGCCCTCACCACGCGGACCGGCACCGGGCCGGGCGCGCAGCTGGACAGCTACGCCGCCGACCGCGGCCTCAAGGACGCCGTCGCCGCGGCGCTGCGCACCGAGGACCGGGTGCACGGCCTGCTGCTCGTCGGGGGTCGCATCGGCGACGTCACCACCTTCACCTCGCGCGACCTCGCCCTCCTGGACACCTTCGCCCGCCACGTCGCCACCTCGCTGGAGCGCGGCCGCCTGGAGGAGAACCTCCGGCAGGTCACCGACCTCAAGGAGCAGCTGCGGCACCAGGCCCTGCACGACCCCCTGACCGGGCTGCCCAACCGCACCCTGTTCCTCGACCGCGTGCGGCACGCCGTCGACAGCGCGGGGCGCTCCGGAGTCGCGCCGGCCGTCCTCTACCTGGACCTCGACGGGTTCAAGCCGGTCAACGACACCTACGGCCACGAGGCCGGCGACGTCCTGCTGCGCACGGTCGCCGACCGGCTGCGCGGCTGCCTGCGGCCGGCCGACACCGCCGCCCGGCTCGGTGGCGACGAGTTCGTCGTCCTGCTCAACGGCCCGATCGACCGGTTCGGCGTGGCGCGGGTCGTGGAACGCATCCGCGCGCAGCTCGACGTCCCTGTGCTCCTCGGCGCCGACGTCGTGACGACCGTAGGGGCCAGCATCGGTGTCGCCCTCGGCGACGATGTCCCGGACGCCGGCACCCTCGTCCGGCACGCCGACGTCGCGATGTACGCGGCCAAGCGCTCGAGCGGCAACGACTTCATCGTCTACGAGCCGGGCCTCGGCAACACCACGTCCACCCGCAAGGACTCCACGGCCGAGCTGGCCGCGGCGATCGACGCCGGCGAGCTGCGGACGGTCTACCAGCCGCTCATCGACATGCGCACCGGGCGCCCGATCGGCGCCGAGGCGCTCGTGCGCTGGCAGCACCCGGTCGACGGGCTGCGGTCGCCGGACCAGTTCATCGGCCTGGCCGAGGAGAGCGGCCTGATCACGCGGATCGGCGAGCTGGTCCTGGGCGACGCCTGCACGCAGGCCGCCCTCTGGGTGGCCGAGTCGCCGGACCAGGAGGACCTGCTGGTGACGGTGAACCTCTCGGCCCGCCAGGTCGCCGACGAGCAGATCGTGGAGCAGGTCAGCGCCGCGTTGGCCGCTTCCGGGCTCGAGCCGCACCGCCTGGTCCTGGAGATCACCGAGACCGTCCTCATGCACGACCGTGACGCCGCGGCCGCGACCCTGTGGCTGCTGAAGGGTCTGGGCGTGCGGATCGCGATCGACGACTTCGGCACCGGGTACTCGTCGCTGGCCTACCTGCGCCGCTTCCCGATCGACATGCTGAAGGTGGCCCGCGAGTTCGTCGACGGGCTCGGCCGGGACGCCCACGACGACGTCATCACCCGCGCGATCGTGGAGCTGGCCGGGACCCTGGGCCTGCTCACCGTGGCCGAGGGGGTCGAGACCACCCAGCAGTCGGAGACCGTCGCCGCCCTCGGTTGCGACATCGCGCAGGGCTACCTGTTCTCGCGGCCGATCGAGGCCGACGCCGTCAGCGCCGTCATGTCGGCGTCGCTGGTCGCGGCGCACCTCCGCCCCCGGCCGGTCGACCTCGGCCGTTCCGGCTCGACCGGAGAACTGGCGTCGGCCTGA
- a CDS encoding alpha/beta fold hydrolase — translation MDSFRRDGLTFDVLDAGPSDGDPVVLLHGFPQDATAWDRVTPALHQHGLRTLAPDQRGYSPMARPRGRAHYRLRETTGDVLALLDTAGLDSAHVVGHDWGGLVAWALAAWHPDRVRTLTAISVPHPGAMAKAMVTSDQALRSSYVGLFQLPMVPERLMLAGDGAALRRVLRHGGLPDDAVDRYVARMCEPRALSGALGWYRALPWSGRDPVGKVRVPTLHLWSTRDAFLGRAATEATAQFVEGPYRLEVLDDVPHWIPELAPDRVAELVTAHVRTT, via the coding sequence GTGGACAGCTTCCGCCGCGACGGCCTGACCTTCGACGTCCTCGACGCCGGTCCCTCCGACGGTGATCCCGTCGTCCTGCTGCACGGCTTCCCGCAGGACGCGACCGCCTGGGACCGGGTGACGCCGGCGCTGCACCAGCACGGACTCCGGACCCTGGCGCCGGACCAGCGGGGCTACTCCCCCATGGCCCGTCCCCGGGGCCGGGCCCACTACCGGCTGCGGGAGACGACCGGTGACGTCCTGGCCCTGCTGGACACCGCGGGGCTCGATAGCGCGCACGTCGTGGGTCACGACTGGGGTGGCCTCGTCGCCTGGGCGCTGGCCGCCTGGCACCCCGACCGGGTGCGGACGCTGACCGCGATCTCGGTGCCGCACCCGGGGGCGATGGCGAAGGCGATGGTGACCAGCGACCAGGCGCTGCGCTCCTCCTACGTGGGGCTGTTCCAGCTGCCGATGGTGCCCGAGCGGCTGATGCTCGCGGGCGACGGCGCGGCTCTCCGCCGGGTGCTGCGCCATGGCGGGCTCCCCGACGACGCCGTCGACCGCTATGTCGCCCGCATGTGCGAGCCGCGGGCGTTGTCGGGGGCGCTCGGCTGGTACCGGGCCCTGCCCTGGAGCGGGCGCGACCCGGTGGGGAAGGTCCGCGTGCCCACGTTGCACCTGTGGAGCACCCGCGACGCCTTCCTCGGGCGGGCCGCCACCGAGGCCACCGCGCAGTTCGTGGAGGGCCCCTACCGGCTCGAGGTGCTCGACGACGTTCCGCACTGGATCCCCGAACTGGCTCCCGACCGGGTCGCGGAGCTGGTCACCGCCCACGTCCGCACCACCTGA